A single genomic interval of Helianthus annuus cultivar XRQ/B chromosome 13, HanXRQr2.0-SUNRISE, whole genome shotgun sequence harbors:
- the LOC110900923 gene encoding N66 matrix protein-like, protein MVITSKPPTITEAIDLSVALTEQAIRWNKFSTSDGKKKETHIESSGENKRKFSNFKKGTQGSSSGTNKKRDANPPIEVRTGVASFESKGKGHVREACWYGVGRRNGGSGGNRSGNCAGNGNGNQTGNRHQGGNDGNANRGGSGNQAGNGNRGATNNQEGNGNGNGNGRGQGCFGSGDIGHFKRDCPKNNQAQGRVFNIGAREARQNPNVVTGTFPINQHFASVLLDSGANYSFVSIEF, encoded by the exons ATGGTGATTACTTCGAAGCCTCCAACGattactgaagccattgatttgagtgtggcatTGACTGAACAAGCAATCAGGTGGAACAAGTTTTCGACCTCTGAtggaaagaagaaggagactcacatCGAGTCATCAGGAGAAAACAAGAGAAAGTTCTCCAACTTCAAGAAAGGAACCCAAGGAAGCAGCAGTGGTACTAACAAGAAAAGAGATGCTAACCCACCAATAGAGGTCAGGACTGGTGTTGCAAGTTTTGAGAGCAAGGGGAAAG GGCATGTTAGGGAGGCATGCTGGTATGGTGTTGGACGAAGAAATGGAGGATCCGGTGGGAATCGTAGTGGAAACTGTGCTGGAAACGGTAATGGGAATCAGACTGGGAACCGCCATCAAGGAGGAAATGACGGTAATGCGAATCGTGGTGGTTCTGGAAATCAAGCTGGGAACGGAAACCGTGGAGCGACCAATAACCAGGaaggaaatggaaatggaaacgGAAATGGTAGAGGCCAAGGTTGTTTTGGATCTGGAGACATCGGGCATTTCAAGCGAGATTGCCCAAAGAACAACCAAGCTCAAGGCAGAGTCTTCAACATCGGAGCTAGGGAAGCTCGTCAGAATCCGAACgtagtcactggtacgttccctatcaaccaaCATTTTGCATCTGTATTATTGGATTCCGGTGCCAATTATAGCTTCGTATCCATAGAATTTTAA